The window TGTTGCCGGCCGAGACCACCGACGAGCCCTTGTTCACCTGGCCGCCGCCGTTGCTCACGGCGAGGTTCTTGCCGAGCCGGGCCGCGCCGGTGGCGAAGTAGTAGCCCCACTTGGCGTTGGCGTAGGCGGTGGTGCGGTTGATGACGATCGCGCCCTTGTTGCTGTTCTCGGTGAAGCCGTTGCCGGCGTTGTCCCAGGCGGCGGAGTTGTTGATGACGTGGGCCACGGTCTCGCCGTCGCCGCCCAGCTTGTAGCCGTTGCCGTCGCCCGCGAAGGCGGAGTCGGACCAGCGGTTCTTGCCGTTGCCGAAGGCCCACGTGTGCTCGACGGTGACCGGGGAGGAGAAGGACCAGAAGTCCAGACCGTCGTCCGAGTTGTTGTAGAGGCGGGCGCCGGTGATCAGGTTCCCGGTGCCGGAGCCGAACTTCACGGCGATGCCGTCGGCGTTCTCGCCGTGATTGGCGGCGTCGTAGTGGCCGTAGGAGTCGATGTTCCTGACCGTGTTGTTGACGGTCCCGTCGCCGGTGAGCGTGAAGCCGGAGTCGCCGCCGTTGATGGTCTTGATGTTGTTCCAGTTGGTCCCGGTGCAGGACTGGCAGACGACCGCGCTGTCCGGGGAGTTCTGGAAGGTGATGTTGGAGACGTTCCAGTAGTCGGCGGTCAGCTTGAAGATCCAGGAGCCGGAGGGCAGCGACGACCCGGCGATCTTGACGGTCTCCGAGCCGTACGCGGTGAGTGTGATCGGCGAGGAGGAGGTGCCGTTGGCCGTGGACTGGAGCGTGGCCGTCGGGTAGTACGTGCCGCCGCGGACCTGGATGACGGTGCCGGCGGTGGCGTTCTTGATGGCGTTGGACAGGTCGGTGGAGTTGCTGACGACCACGGTCGCGGCCTGGGCCTGGGTGGGGAGGACGGCCAGGCCGGCGCCCAGGGTGAGGGCCGCTGTGGCGGCGAGTGCGGTACGACGAGACATGGAGAGCGGGTCCCTTCTCGTGCGGGTGCTCGTGCGGGTGGGGGGATGGTTCACGTGCACAGGACGGTGTCGAGCCATGCGAAGACCTCGTCCTGCATGCGGTCGACGAAGACATGGCCGAGGTCGGGCCAGGTCTTCAGGTGCAACCGCTCCTCGGCGTGGCGGGAGCGCCAGACGGCGCGCAGCTTGTCGTACGCCACGCGGACGCCGTCGGCGGGGAACAGCGGGTCGAGCCCGCCGTCGAAGAAGAGCATCGGCCTGGGTGCGGCGATGCTCGCCACGTCGGGGAAGTCGAGGAACCGGGGAAGCCCGGGGTGGAGCATGTAGTACGAGGACTGCCCGCGCAGGGTGTTGTTGCCGGGCACCATCATTTCCTTCAGGCCGGTCATCCAGCAGACGGCGGCGGTGGCCGTGACCGCGTCGGTCAGCGCGGCGGTCTGCCAGGCGCGGTAGGCGCCCATCGAGAACCCGACGGCCGCGACCCGGCGTGCGTCCACCCGGTCGAGGTCCGCCAGGAATTCGGCGGCTCGGGCGTCTTCGCGGGCCATGAGTCCGGCGAGTGAGGAGCCGAGGTGGTAGAGGTTGGAGGCCAGGGCCTGCTGCTCGGCGTAGGCGAGGGGCCCGCGGTCGCCCCAGCCGAGGGCGTCCGCGCACAGGACGACATAGCCGCGCCGGGCGAGCTCGTCGCCGACGAACCGCCCGCTGAAGTACCGGTCCGCCCAGGCCTGCGCGGAGGCGAGCCGGGTGTCGTCGTACCAGGGCCGGACGAGCTTCTCCTTGCCGATGTCGAACCTGGCCCCGTGGTCGTGGAGCAGGAGGACGGCGGGGAAGGGCCCGGGTCCCTGCGGGGTGAGGAGGGCAGCGCGGACGCGTTCGTGGCGACTGAGGGAGAGGGTGACCAACTCCCTTGTGTATCCGTCGCCTTGAGGGCCTGCGGTGAACTGCGGTGCGTACGGCGTGCCGTCCTGGCGGTCGACGAGGAGGTGCTCCTCGACCTTGGCGCGGGCGGCGCGCCGCCAGGCCCGGAAGTCGCGGATCGGTGAGGTGCCCCAGGCGAGCGGGAAGTTCAGCTCGGCCTTGAGGGCCTGGTGGAAGTCGGGGAGGTTACCGCCGACGAGGTCGGCCGCCTCGGCATTCCCGGTTCCCGCCGCGAGGGCCACGGCGGCGGCTCCGGTCACGAACGTCCGGCGTCCCATCGCGTCAGGCATGCGGCCTCCCCGCGCCGGCCTGGGTCAGGACGTAGTGCTCGACCGCCGCCCGGGACATCAGCGGCCGGTACGCGTACACGTCGCCCGGGTGCCAGCCGACGTCGTCGGTGAGCCCGAGGCCGCCGGCCACCGCGTTCAGCCGGGCCGGGCGGCCGTTGAACCAGGAGCCGGTGTCGTGGAAGTGCTCGCCTCCGTAGGCGGCGACGGCGAGGGACGGCTCACCCCGCGGGTAGCTGAAGACATTGCGCTCCGAGAAGATCGCGGACTCCACCCCGACACCGAGCGCGTAGAGGGTGTCCGTGGCCCTCCCCCGGTACACGTTGTTGACGACGTGCACCTGCCCGAAGCGGACGCGGGGCCCGCGCTGCACGATGTCGGTGAACAGGTTCCGCGCGAAGGTCACCTTGAGGTGTCCGCGGTCGCGGTCGCCGCGTCCGTCGCCCGAACCGATGAGGAGCGCCTTGTCGTGGTCGTCGAAGCGGCTGTCGGAGACGGTGACGAAGTCGGAGCCGTCCTCGATGTCCAGCAGCCCGTCGTGCCGCTGCACGTGCTCGCCGTGGAAGCCGAGCGGCGCCTCGCGGTCCGGGAAGCGGCCGTCGGTGAAGGTGCAGTGGTCGATCCAGAGGTGCTTGCCGGTGATGACGGTCAGCGCGTCGAAGCGGGCGTTCCAGTTGCCCTGTGCGCCGTCGTCCGGCGACCAGCTGGTGAAGTGGTCGACGGGGGCTTCGAGATGCAGGTTCCGCACGACGATGTTCGTGCCGGTGTTGACGGTCAGGAAGACCCCGAGGAGCCGGGCGTCGTCGCCGGCCCCGACGAGCGTGGTGTTGCTCGGCACGGTCAGCTGGATCTGCGCCTTCTCCTTGTTCGACCCGGTCTGGCGGAGCTGACGCTGCTGCTTGCAGTAGTCGTAGCGGGTGTCGGACCACTCGGCCCCGTCCTCACCGAAGCAGGACATGTACTTGGCGAGGTCGTATCCGGGCGCGTAGTCCTGCTCGCCGAGCAGCGAACCGTCGGCCGCCTCATGGCCACTGACGTCGCCGACGACCCGGATCACCTTGGGCGCACCGGGGTCGCCGTGGTTGCCGAGGGCCTCCTTGAGCTCGGCGCGGGTGTGCACCGTCCAGGTGGTGCCGCCCGCCCCGCCGGTGGTGCCGGGGCCGGTGGCGGCCCAGCCGACGGGGCCGCGCTGTTCGGCGGCGACGGCCCCGGGCGCCCAGAGCAGGCACGCACCGGCGAGAAGGACGGCGGCGGCCCTACGCACCGGGCCGCCAGTCGCCGAGATACGTCCGCTTGGTGTGCGCCTCGGCTTCCGCCGCGGTCAGTTGAGGCCGGTTCTCCGGAATCGAGATGACAGCGCCCGGCCCGGAGTTGCGGTACTCCCGGAACCGCATGGTCTGCCAGGGATACTGCTCCCGCATGTTGGTGTAGGGCGCGACGGGATCGATGCCGGGCCCGATCCGGGTGTCCCGCACGACGAGGGACGGCCAGGCGGTCGTCTCGTACGTCGGCACCCACGGCCGGGCCAGCTTGTACGCCGCGTCCTGGGCACCGGAGGTGATGCGGGAGCGGACGGCGAGGATGCCGCGGGGGTTGGCGCGGGCGGTGGACGGGGCGAAGACCATGCCCTTGGGGGTGAAGTCGACGTCCCGCTGCAGCGTGTGGAAGTGGCACTCCTCGAAGACGGCGGTCGCCCGGCCGAAGACGAAATCGACGTCGCCCTCGATGTAGCAACGGTGGAAATACTGCCGGTCGAAGGCGGTCAGCGCGCTCGTCTCGACGAACAGCGTGTCCTGGTGGGCCAGCAGCCGGACGTTCTCGAAGTGGGTGCGGTCGCCGTACGTGTACGCCGCCACCGCCTGGGTGCCGGTGATGTCGGGGTGGTCGGCGCGCAGCCAGTCGTTGGCGAGGGTCAGGTCGCGGACGGTGAGGCCGGGGGCGGCCGAGGTGAAGGTGGCGGAGCCCGCGGTGCCGTACGTTCCCGAGCCGTCGGGCTTCTGCGTGCCGTTCGCGTTGTTGTAGACGATGACGGCGTCGCGCGGGTCGCAGGAGGCACCGCGCAGGGTCAACTCCGCCTTGTCGGCCGGCACATCGACGACCTCGCGGTACGTCCCCGGGTGCACGACGATCGTCCAGCCGGGCCCGTCCACCGCGTCCACGGCCGCCTGGACGGAGTCGCCGGGGCGCACGTGCAGGACACGGCGGGGCCCGGCGGCGAGGGCAGGGGTGGCCCCGGCGGCGACCAGGCCCATTCCGGCCGCGAGAAGAGTGCGCCTGCGCATCTCAGCACGCCTCCTTCCACGGCTGCCAGTCGCCGAGGTAGGCCGCGCGGGTCGCCGACTCGGCCTGTTCGTCGGTGAGTTGGGGCCGGTTCTCGGGGACGGTGATGACTGAGCCGGGGCCGGTGTTGCGGTACTCGGCGAAGCGCTGGCTCTGCCAGGGGAAGGCGTCGGACATGTTGGTGTAGGGCGCGACCGCGTCGATGCCGGCCCCGAGGTGGGTGTCCCGGACGACGAGGGACGGGCGGGCGGTGGTGTCGGAGCTGGGCACCCAGGGGCGGGCCAGCTTGTAGGAGGCGTCCGGGGCCTCGCTGGTGACACGGCTCCTGGTCACCAGGTACCCGAGCGGGTTGGCGCCCGCCGTCGAGGGCGCGAAGACGAAGCCGTACGGAGCCGACGTCAGGTCGGTCCGGTTCAGGGTCCGGAAGTGGCAGTGCTCGTACACCGCGGTGGCCCGCCCGAAGACGAAGTCGACGTCGCCCTCGACATAGCAGTGCGAGAAGTACTGGCGGGCGAAGACGGCCAGGGCCATCGAGTCGGCGTACAGGGTGTCCTGGTGGCCGAGGAACCGGCAGTGGTGGAACGCGGACCGGTCGCCCTGCACCTTGATGGCGACCGCCTGGGTGCCGGAGATCTCGGGGTGATCGGCGCGCAGCCAGTCGTTGGCGAAGGTGATGTGGCGGGCCGTGAATCCCGCGGCCTGCACGGTGGTGGTGGCGGATCCGGTGGTGCCGTAGGTTCCGCCGCCCGGCTTGGGGGTACCGGCGGCGTTGTCGTAGACGATGACGACGTCACGCGGGTCGTCGCCGGCGCCGAGCCAGGTCATCTCCGTGCGGGTCACGTCGACGGCGACGGTCTCCCGGTACGTCCCCGGGGCGATGACCAGCGTCCAGCCGCTGCCGGTCGTGGCGGTCACGGCGGCTCGGACGGAGGTGAAGTCGCCCTGGCCGGACGCGTCGACGTACAGGGTCTGTGCGGTCAGGCGGGCGGCCGGTGAACCGTACCGGCCGAAGGGGTGCGGTCGGGCGCCGACGGCTCGGGCGGGGACCGACGCGAGCGCGAGGGCGGTGCCGGCTCCGGCGCTCGCCAGCAGGAACCCCCGTCTGGACAGGGGGAGTTGGCGGTGGGGCGAGGGCATGCGGGTGCTCCTTCGCGGTGCGGCTCTTCGGGGATGTTGCGGGGGACTACCTCGCCGTGGGGGGTGGTGGGGCCGGGGCGGCGTGCCCCGGCCCGGTGCGGGTGGGCCGGGTCAGCGCAGGTGGCCGGCGCCCGCGCAGTGGTTGAGGATCCCCGGCAGCGCCTTGGGGTTGTCGACCTTCGTGCGCAGGGTCGGCTTCCACCCGGCGCCGGACTGGAGGGTCTCCGCGGGGATCTCGG of the Streptomyces sp. T12 genome contains:
- a CDS encoding pectinesterase family protein, which encodes MRRRTLLAAGMGLVAAGATPALAAGPRRVLHVRPGDSVQAAVDAVDGPGWTIVVHPGTYREVVDVPADKAELTLRGASCDPRDAVIVYNNANGTQKPDGSGTYGTAGSATFTSAAPGLTVRDLTLANDWLRADHPDITGTQAVAAYTYGDRTHFENVRLLAHQDTLFVETSALTAFDRQYFHRCYIEGDVDFVFGRATAVFEECHFHTLQRDVDFTPKGMVFAPSTARANPRGILAVRSRITSGAQDAAYKLARPWVPTYETTAWPSLVVRDTRIGPGIDPVAPYTNMREQYPWQTMRFREYRNSGPGAVISIPENRPQLTAAEAEAHTKRTYLGDWRPGA
- a CDS encoding pectinesterase family protein encodes the protein MPSPHRQLPLSRRGFLLASAGAGTALALASVPARAVGARPHPFGRYGSPAARLTAQTLYVDASGQGDFTSVRAAVTATTGSGWTLVIAPGTYRETVAVDVTRTEMTWLGAGDDPRDVVIVYDNAAGTPKPGGGTYGTTGSATTTVQAAGFTARHITFANDWLRADHPEISGTQAVAIKVQGDRSAFHHCRFLGHQDTLYADSMALAVFARQYFSHCYVEGDVDFVFGRATAVYEHCHFRTLNRTDLTSAPYGFVFAPSTAGANPLGYLVTRSRVTSEAPDASYKLARPWVPSSDTTARPSLVVRDTHLGAGIDAVAPYTNMSDAFPWQSQRFAEYRNTGPGSVITVPENRPQLTDEQAESATRAAYLGDWQPWKEAC
- a CDS encoding polysaccharide lyase family 1 protein, which gives rise to MRRAAAVLLAGACLLWAPGAVAAEQRGPVGWAATGPGTTGGAGGTTWTVHTRAELKEALGNHGDPGAPKVIRVVGDVSGHEAADGSLLGEQDYAPGYDLAKYMSCFGEDGAEWSDTRYDYCKQQRQLRQTGSNKEKAQIQLTVPSNTTLVGAGDDARLLGVFLTVNTGTNIVVRNLHLEAPVDHFTSWSPDDGAQGNWNARFDALTVITGKHLWIDHCTFTDGRFPDREAPLGFHGEHVQRHDGLLDIEDGSDFVTVSDSRFDDHDKALLIGSGDGRGDRDRGHLKVTFARNLFTDIVQRGPRVRFGQVHVVNNVYRGRATDTLYALGVGVESAIFSERNVFSYPRGEPSLAVAAYGGEHFHDTGSWFNGRPARLNAVAGGLGLTDDVGWHPGDVYAYRPLMSRAAVEHYVLTQAGAGRPHA
- a CDS encoding chondroitinase-B domain-containing protein, which codes for MSRRTALAATAALTLGAGLAVLPTQAQAATVVVSNSTDLSNAIKNATAGTVIQVRGGTYYPTATLQSTANGTSSSPITLTAYGSETVKIAGSSLPSGSWIFKLTADYWNVSNITFQNSPDSAVVCQSCTGTNWNNIKTINGGDSGFTLTGDGTVNNTVRNIDSYGHYDAANHGENADGIAVKFGSGTGNLITGARLYNNSDDGLDFWSFSSPVTVEHTWAFGNGKNRWSDSAFAGDGNGYKLGGDGETVAHVINNSAAWDNAGNGFTENSNKGAIVINRTTAYANAKWGYYFATGAARLGKNLAVSNGGGQVNKGSSVVSAGNNWDSGISTPAFRSTDASTTYNARQSNGSLPVTTFLTTGSTTIGATMD
- a CDS encoding dienelactone hydrolase family protein; this encodes MPDAMGRRTFVTGAAAVALAAGTGNAEAADLVGGNLPDFHQALKAELNFPLAWGTSPIRDFRAWRRAARAKVEEHLLVDRQDGTPYAPQFTAGPQGDGYTRELVTLSLSRHERVRAALLTPQGPGPFPAVLLLHDHGARFDIGKEKLVRPWYDDTRLASAQAWADRYFSGRFVGDELARRGYVVLCADALGWGDRGPLAYAEQQALASNLYHLGSSLAGLMAREDARAAEFLADLDRVDARRVAAVGFSMGAYRAWQTAALTDAVTATAAVCWMTGLKEMMVPGNNTLRGQSSYYMLHPGLPRFLDFPDVASIAAPRPMLFFDGGLDPLFPADGVRVAYDKLRAVWRSRHAEERLHLKTWPDLGHVFVDRMQDEVFAWLDTVLCT